Proteins encoded within one genomic window of Nitrospirota bacterium:
- a CDS encoding 2-isopropylmalate synthase, with product MRRIKIFDTTLRDGEQCPGASMNKEEKLTVARQLARLNVDIIEAGFPIASEDDFDAVRLIAGDVKGPVIAGLARARKEDIERAAEAVKIAERSRIHTFIATSEIHIQQKLRMSREEVIEAAVAAVRLARQFTDDVEFSAEDASRSDIDFLCRVVEAAINAGASTINIPDTVGYALPDEFGELIGSIMNRVPNVDKAVISVHCHNDLGLAVANSLSAVLAGAGQVECTINGIGERAGNASMEEVVMALKTRGQYFSADTGITTQEIYKSSRLVSTITGMVVQPNKAIVGANAFAHESGIHQDGLLKDKRTYEIMTPESVGISEHKLVLGKHSGRHAFKNKLVEMGYNISEDEINKAFERFKKLADQKKEVFEEDLDAIVTEEVYRIPERFVLKNLHVESGSNVTPAAMVELEIDGRSVTNKSSGDGPVDATYRTIKEMVKTNSILLSYEVKAITGGTDALGEVTVRLEENGRTVVGQGADTDIIIASAKAYLNGLNRMESRKKQ from the coding sequence TTGCGTAGAATTAAGATATTTGATACCACACTGAGAGACGGGGAACAGTGTCCCGGCGCCAGTATGAATAAGGAGGAAAAGCTTACAGTTGCAAGACAACTGGCCAGGCTTAATGTAGATATAATTGAGGCAGGTTTTCCAATTGCATCAGAAGATGATTTTGATGCGGTAAGACTCATTGCAGGGGATGTAAAAGGGCCTGTGATTGCAGGGCTTGCAAGGGCGAGAAAAGAAGATATAGAGCGTGCGGCCGAGGCGGTAAAGATTGCTGAACGTTCAAGGATACATACATTTATTGCAACATCTGAGATACATATACAACAGAAACTTAGGATGAGCCGTGAGGAGGTTATCGAAGCCGCTGTTGCTGCGGTCAGACTTGCGAGACAGTTTACAGATGATGTGGAATTTTCTGCAGAGGACGCCTCAAGGAGTGATATAGATTTTCTGTGCAGGGTGGTGGAAGCGGCCATTAATGCAGGTGCATCCACTATAAATATACCGGATACTGTCGGCTATGCACTCCCTGATGAGTTTGGTGAATTAATCGGCAGTATAATGAACAGAGTTCCCAATGTTGATAAGGCGGTGATAAGTGTTCATTGCCATAATGATCTGGGGCTTGCAGTTGCAAATTCCTTATCCGCTGTCCTTGCAGGGGCAGGTCAGGTGGAGTGTACTATAAATGGTATTGGAGAGAGGGCCGGCAATGCCTCTATGGAAGAGGTTGTTATGGCCTTAAAGACGAGGGGACAATATTTTAGTGCGGACACCGGTATTACTACGCAGGAGATTTATAAATCAAGCAGACTTGTGAGCACAATAACCGGCATGGTTGTTCAGCCGAATAAGGCGATCGTCGGGGCTAATGCCTTTGCCCATGAGTCCGGAATCCATCAGGACGGGCTGTTGAAAGATAAAAGGACCTATGAGATAATGACGCCTGAATCTGTTGGAATATCTGAGCACAAATTAGTGCTTGGAAAACATTCAGGCAGGCACGCATTCAAGAATAAACTCGTGGAGATGGGATACAACATCTCAGAGGATGAGATAAACAAGGCGTTTGAACGATTCAAGAAGCTTGCTGACCAGAAGAAAGAGGTCTTTGAGGAAGATTTGGACGCAATTGTAACTGAGGAGGTTTACCGGATACCTGAGAGATTTGTATTGAAAAATTTACATGTGGAAAGCGGCAGTAATGTAACCCCTGCGGCAATGGTTGAACTTGAGATAGACGGCAGGAGTGTTACGAACAAATCGTCCGGAGACGGGCCGGTAGACGCCACCTACAGGACTATAAAAGAGATGGTAAAGACAAACAGCATCCTGTTGTCTTATGAAGTCAAAGCTATAACAGGCGGGACAGACGCACTCGGCGAAGTTACAGTAAGACTTGAAGAAAATGGAAGAACAGTAGTCGGCCAGGGTGCAGACACAGATATTATAATAGCCAGTGCAAAGGCATATCTGAATGGACTGAACAGGATGGAGAGCAGGAAAAAGCAGTGA
- the ilvB gene encoding biosynthetic-type acetolactate synthase large subunit, with amino-acid sequence MKMSGAEILIESLKKEGVDTVFGMPGGVVLQIFDVLYNEKNLKFILTRHEQGAAHAADGYARAKGKPGVALVTSGPGATNTVTGIANAHMDSIPLIVITGQVATRMIGNDAFQEADIVGITRPCTKYNFLVKSVDELAKTIKEAFYIASTGRPGPVLIDLPKDISGARTDFEYPEKVSMRSYNPTYYGNKWQIKQAAQAILRAKRPVIYAGGGVILSNASGELKELAELNRIPVTLTLMGLGGFPGTHPLFLGMLGMHGTYAANMSVHDADLVIAIGSRFDDRVTGKVSEFAPKAKFIHIDIDPTNIRKNIHVDIPIVGDVRNVLVELNKELKTLEENRNQLIRERDPWYSQIKEWEKGHPLSYKKSNKVIKPQYVIEKIYELSGGDAIVASDVGQHQMWVAQFFKYDRPRTSITSGGLGTMGFGLPAAIGAQFACPDKLVFNVAGDGSFQMNVQELATIAVNKLPIKIVIINNGSLGMVRQWQELFFNQHYSGSIIKDMPDYVKLAEAYSIKGLRATNPSEVEGIIKEAINTDGPVLMDFIVDPGENVFPMVPAGAANSEMIFGESAKSVKDKTAAKKEKKNSVLPA; translated from the coding sequence ATGAAAATGAGCGGGGCAGAGATACTTATAGAGTCGTTAAAAAAGGAAGGCGTTGATACTGTATTTGGAATGCCCGGCGGAGTTGTCCTGCAGATATTTGATGTCCTTTATAACGAAAAGAATCTCAAATTTATATTAACACGCCATGAACAGGGCGCGGCCCATGCGGCTGATGGTTATGCACGCGCAAAGGGGAAACCAGGGGTCGCCCTTGTTACATCAGGGCCCGGTGCAACGAATACAGTTACCGGTATTGCCAATGCCCACATGGATTCTATTCCGCTTATAGTTATTACAGGTCAGGTTGCAACAAGGATGATCGGTAATGATGCATTCCAGGAGGCGGATATTGTCGGAATAACAAGGCCGTGCACAAAATATAATTTTCTTGTAAAGAGTGTTGATGAGCTTGCAAAGACGATTAAAGAGGCATTTTATATTGCAAGTACAGGCCGGCCCGGTCCTGTACTTATTGATTTACCAAAAGATATTTCAGGTGCAAGGACTGATTTCGAGTATCCTGAAAAGGTCTCAATGCGGAGTTATAATCCGACTTATTACGGTAATAAATGGCAGATTAAGCAGGCAGCTCAGGCAATCCTGAGGGCAAAACGGCCGGTAATATATGCCGGCGGCGGCGTTATCCTCTCAAATGCATCTGGAGAGCTGAAAGAACTTGCAGAGTTAAACAGGATACCTGTTACCCTCACGCTAATGGGGCTTGGCGGGTTTCCGGGTACGCATCCTCTGTTTCTTGGAATGCTTGGGATGCATGGTACTTATGCGGCAAACATGAGTGTGCATGATGCAGACCTTGTTATTGCCATAGGGTCACGGTTTGATGACCGTGTTACCGGCAAGGTAAGCGAGTTTGCGCCAAAGGCTAAGTTTATTCATATAGACATTGACCCCACAAACATAAGAAAGAATATCCATGTTGATATTCCTATTGTTGGTGATGTGAGAAATGTCCTTGTGGAATTAAATAAGGAGCTTAAGACACTGGAAGAAAACCGGAACCAGTTAATAAGGGAAAGAGATCCGTGGTATTCACAGATAAAAGAATGGGAGAAGGGGCACCCGCTTTCATATAAAAAGAGTAATAAGGTGATAAAACCACAGTACGTTATAGAAAAGATATATGAGCTTTCAGGCGGTGATGCAATTGTGGCATCAGATGTGGGACAACATCAGATGTGGGTAGCCCAGTTTTTCAAATATGACAGACCGAGGACATCCATTACTTCAGGCGGGTTGGGGACAATGGGATTCGGTCTTCCTGCTGCTATTGGCGCACAGTTTGCGTGTCCGGATAAACTTGTATTCAATGTTGCAGGGGACGGCAGTTTCCAGATGAATGTTCAGGAACTCGCAACTATTGCTGTAAACAAATTACCAATAAAGATAGTTATCATAAATAATGGTTCTCTTGGAATGGTGAGGCAGTGGCAGGAGTTATTCTTTAATCAGCATTATTCAGGCAGCATTATAAAAGATATGCCGGACTATGTAAAACTTGCTGAGGCATACAGTATTAAAGGCTTGAGGGCAACTAATCCATCGGAAGTAGAAGGGATAATTAAAGAGGCGATTAACACAGATGGGCCTGTGCTGATGGATTTCATAGTAGACCCCGGAGAAAACGTATTTCCAATGGTACCGGCGGGCGCAGCGAACTCAGAGATGATCTTCGGAGAATCTGCAAAGAGTGTAAAAGACAAGACAGCGGCTAAGAAAGAGAAGAAAAACTCGGTGCTGCCGGCATGA
- the ilvC gene encoding ketol-acid reductoisomerase → MNIFYDKDIELKHITDKKVAIIGYGSQGHAHSNNLRDSGVDVVIGLRRGSSWKKAESAGFEVLSVAEAVRLADVVMILVPDELQGDLYREEIGPNLKKGAYLCFAHGFNIHFGQIVPDASINVFMAAPKGPGHLVRHEYTKGSGVPALIAVHQDPSKKTKDVALAYASAIGGGRAGIIETNFREETETDLFGEQAVLCGGATALIMAGYETLTEAGYSPEMAYFECLHELKLIVDLIYQGGISNMRYSISNTAQYGDLTRGPRVVNAETKKEMKRILEEIQSGHFAKEWMLENKANKPVFNALTKRGQGHPIEKVGANLRSMMSWLSKDKLVDKDKN, encoded by the coding sequence ATGAATATTTTTTATGACAAGGATATTGAATTAAAGCATATTACGGATAAGAAGGTTGCTATTATCGGATATGGGAGTCAGGGGCATGCACATTCAAATAACCTGAGGGATTCCGGTGTTGATGTTGTAATCGGTTTACGGAGGGGCAGTTCGTGGAAAAAGGCTGAGTCTGCCGGTTTCGAGGTTCTCTCAGTTGCAGAGGCGGTCAGGCTTGCTGATGTTGTGATGATACTTGTGCCTGATGAGTTACAGGGTGACCTTTACAGGGAGGAGATAGGCCCTAATCTGAAGAAAGGTGCATACCTTTGTTTTGCTCACGGATTTAATATCCACTTCGGGCAGATTGTCCCGGATGCCTCAATAAATGTATTTATGGCGGCGCCGAAAGGACCGGGTCATCTGGTAAGGCATGAGTATACAAAGGGGAGCGGTGTACCTGCACTGATTGCTGTTCATCAGGACCCGTCAAAGAAGACAAAAGATGTTGCACTTGCTTATGCATCCGCCATTGGCGGCGGCAGGGCAGGGATTATTGAAACAAACTTCAGGGAAGAGACAGAGACGGATTTATTCGGTGAACAGGCTGTTCTTTGCGGCGGTGCGACTGCACTGATTATGGCAGGATACGAGACACTCACTGAGGCAGGGTATTCGCCTGAGATGGCATATTTCGAGTGCCTGCATGAGCTGAAACTTATAGTTGACCTGATTTATCAGGGCGGTATATCCAACATGAGGTATTCAATAAGCAACACCGCACAGTACGGGGATTTAACCCGCGGGCCTAGGGTCGTAAATGCTGAGACCAAGAAAGAGATGAAACGGATACTTGAAGAAATACAGAGCGGACACTTTGCAAAGGAATGGATGCTGGAAAACAAGGCCAACAAGCCTGTGTTCAATGCCCTTACAAAGCGAGGACAGGGGCATCCTATTGAAAAAGTAGGTGCAAACCTACGTTCCATGATGTCATGGCTATCAAAGGATAAACTGGTGGATAAGGATAAGAACTAA
- a CDS encoding phosphatidylserine decarboxylase family protein, protein MDRNSAPLAAEGVPFVIISGVISILLFLPGWLIPGIISSLLFLFIVWFFRNPQRSIPTGKNLVVSPADGKIIVIKKGEVDRVLKKKMVKISIFMNVFNVHVNRIPCKGKIVDILYNPGKFVSANLDKASLENEQNAVVMETEKGEKVLFIQIAGLIARRIVCRLKTGQRVERGERFGLIRFGSRVDVYLPETADIKVSIGQKVKGGESILAALK, encoded by the coding sequence ATGGATCGTAACAGTGCCCCGTTAGCAGCAGAAGGGGTGCCTTTTGTAATTATTTCCGGGGTTATATCCATTTTGCTCTTTCTTCCGGGATGGTTGATACCCGGCATTATTTCTTCTCTGCTTTTTCTTTTTATAGTATGGTTTTTCCGTAATCCTCAGCGGAGTATTCCGACCGGGAAAAATTTGGTTGTCTCTCCTGCGGACGGTAAGATCATTGTAATAAAGAAAGGCGAAGTTGACCGTGTTCTGAAAAAGAAGATGGTGAAGATAAGCATATTCATGAATGTCTTTAATGTCCATGTGAACAGGATACCGTGCAAAGGAAAGATAGTTGATATACTCTACAATCCCGGGAAATTTGTATCTGCCAATTTAGATAAGGCATCCCTTGAGAATGAGCAGAATGCCGTTGTAATGGAGACTGAGAAAGGGGAGAAGGTACTTTTTATACAGATAGCAGGATTGATTGCAAGGAGGATCGTCTGCCGTCTCAAAACCGGTCAACGTGTTGAAAGGGGAGAGCGGTTCGGATTAATAAGGTTCGGGTCAAGGGTGGATGTGTATCTGCCTGAGACTGCTGATATTAAGGTATCAATAGGACAAAAGGTGAAAGGAGGCGAGAGTATTCTCGCGGCACTGAAATAA
- a CDS encoding PAS domain-containing protein, translating into MKFPSTLLQKSVIAILIILLPVVVSFVFDYYKNKENLKEGILREMTVIAEGVEGQVYNFLEMSRRRAYDFSTDGYIRDSLLKIKKGDKDARFALNRHLLLYKKPVDETLSRINIISTDGKIVAATDFSSMGLDVSNEEYFIKGREGLNISENFHVSNGLPELAVTAPIKSNINNGTIGILVNFITLSELNDVLSGELSRKFGAISSTLGRHKTMEIYLANKDRYMITESRFIKDAVLKQKVNSLPIELCLNSNKEFTGFYKDYRGIEVAGASMCVPKLKWVLLIETDTSETFAPLSIMRKSAITSGGVVVSIILMVLLYIFKKFVIPLRKVYTAAEDIAQGNYDIRIPVVTSDEIGIVSSSINRMARDIKERTKLLEENEGQIRVIIDNSTAVIYLKDREGRYILINKRYEELFHITKEYIKGKTDFDIFPEDIASAFKANDVEVLNVKQPLQFEEIAPHDDGLHYYLSIKVPIFDSYGFPYGTCGISTDITERKLMENEINLLKNISISIGKSEDFDSALREVLARVCEFTGWVFGEVWFPNQEGTLLEYGSICYGKDNRLKSFCDASKQYTFSKGTGLPGRVWLTNKPEWIRDVTINNTGFLRPDLALKAGIKASLGVPIIAGEDVLAVIVFFVSNVREEDRQLISIIWAVASQLGPIFQRKHTEDLRSELQQRYEGLVNSLDVGVYRHTLDGRFTEVNQGAIRLAEAESEDELLIHNAEELVYNKKTYAELIEKLSQKGFIKNLEVECITLKGRRFWASISAVLKKDENGITFIDGLIEDITLNKSLEEQLIQAQKTEAIGRLAGGIAHDFNNILTAIIGYGTILRMKRGDDELLNKNISNILTLCERAANLTQGLLTFSRRQYMNVGIYNLNEIVKSSEKMLSRIIGEDITINSILHEKELMVKADFAQIEQVLLNLATNSIDAMPAGGTLTIRTSLTALDDKYIEKHGYGESGDYASILFSDTGTGVSEDVMQKMFDPFYTTKEVGKGTGLGLSIVSGIVKQHNGFIDVNSVPGTGTTFSIYIPITKLLTEKKGFSEVMIQKGKKMLILLAEDEEEVRKVTANALREFGYTVIEAVDGEDALIKFMENKDSIHLLFFDIVMPHKGGLDAYEEIIKSRPELKAIFTSGYTLEMDNMNKIHEYGCDFIPKPISPTLLYKKVSDALNSITSQIKE; encoded by the coding sequence ATGAAATTTCCCTCCACACTTTTACAAAAGTCTGTTATTGCTATCCTGATAATACTGCTTCCTGTAGTCGTCAGCTTTGTCTTTGACTATTACAAGAACAAAGAGAATCTTAAGGAAGGTATACTGCGGGAGATGACGGTAATAGCAGAAGGTGTTGAAGGGCAGGTGTATAACTTCCTTGAGATGTCGAGGAGAAGGGCTTATGACTTCTCTACTGACGGATACATAAGAGACTCGTTACTTAAAATAAAGAAGGGCGACAAGGATGCACGATTTGCATTGAACCGTCACCTTCTTTTATATAAGAAACCTGTTGATGAAACTTTAAGCCGGATAAATATTATTTCAACTGATGGAAAGATTGTTGCGGCAACTGATTTTTCCTCTATGGGGCTTGATGTATCAAATGAGGAATACTTCATAAAAGGAAGAGAAGGTTTAAATATTTCTGAGAATTTTCATGTCTCCAATGGCCTTCCTGAACTTGCAGTAACTGCACCTATTAAGAGCAATATTAATAATGGGACCATTGGCATCCTGGTTAATTTTATTACTTTATCAGAACTTAATGATGTCCTTTCCGGAGAGTTAAGCAGAAAATTCGGTGCCATATCATCAACACTTGGAAGACACAAGACAATGGAAATCTATCTTGCAAACAAAGATAGGTACATGATAACAGAGTCAAGGTTTATAAAAGACGCAGTATTAAAACAAAAGGTTAATTCTCTTCCTATTGAATTATGTTTGAATTCAAATAAGGAGTTTACAGGCTTCTATAAAGACTACCGCGGGATAGAGGTTGCCGGTGCATCCATGTGCGTGCCTAAGTTGAAGTGGGTTTTATTAATTGAGACTGATACAAGCGAGACCTTTGCACCACTTTCAATTATGCGTAAAAGTGCCATTACCAGCGGAGGGGTTGTTGTTAGCATAATACTCATGGTTCTGTTATATATCTTTAAAAAATTTGTAATTCCTCTTCGAAAGGTATACACAGCAGCGGAAGACATTGCACAAGGGAACTACGATATTCGGATTCCTGTGGTTACAAGTGATGAAATAGGTATTGTTTCTTCTTCCATCAACAGGATGGCAAGGGATATAAAAGAGCGGACTAAATTACTTGAAGAAAATGAGGGGCAGATCAGGGTAATCATAGATAATTCCACTGCGGTTATATATCTTAAGGACAGGGAGGGTAGGTACATACTTATAAATAAAAGATATGAAGAGCTGTTTCATATAACAAAGGAATATATTAAAGGAAAAACAGATTTTGACATATTCCCTGAAGATATTGCATCTGCATTTAAAGCGAATGATGTCGAGGTCTTGAATGTCAAACAGCCGCTTCAGTTTGAAGAGATAGCCCCACACGATGATGGGCTTCATTACTACTTATCTATTAAAGTGCCAATATTTGATTCTTATGGATTCCCTTATGGAACTTGCGGTATCTCTACAGATATAACTGAACGTAAGCTTATGGAAAATGAGATCAATCTTCTCAAAAACATTTCTATTTCAATCGGAAAATCAGAAGACTTCGATTCTGCCCTCAGGGAGGTACTCGCAAGGGTATGCGAGTTTACAGGGTGGGTCTTTGGTGAGGTTTGGTTCCCAAATCAAGAAGGGACCTTATTGGAATACGGTTCCATCTGTTACGGAAAAGACAACAGGTTGAAAAGTTTCTGTGATGCAAGTAAACAGTATACTTTTTCAAAGGGGACAGGACTGCCGGGACGTGTCTGGTTAACGAACAAACCGGAATGGATCAGGGATGTAACCATAAATAACACTGGGTTTCTAAGACCGGACCTCGCTTTAAAGGCCGGTATTAAAGCAAGCCTCGGCGTTCCGATTATAGCCGGTGAAGATGTCCTCGCTGTCATTGTATTCTTTGTGTCCAATGTACGGGAAGAGGACAGACAGCTTATCAGTATAATCTGGGCTGTTGCATCTCAGCTTGGTCCTATTTTCCAGCGTAAGCATACAGAGGATTTACGTTCAGAATTACAGCAGAGGTATGAAGGGCTTGTGAACAGCCTTGATGTTGGGGTTTACAGACATACGCTTGACGGCCGGTTCACAGAGGTAAATCAGGGGGCAATCAGACTGGCAGAGGCGGAATCTGAAGATGAGCTTTTAATCCATAATGCAGAAGAATTAGTCTACAATAAAAAAACTTATGCAGAGCTTATAGAAAAATTATCACAGAAAGGTTTTATTAAAAATCTTGAAGTTGAGTGTATAACATTAAAAGGCAGGAGATTCTGGGCATCTATCTCAGCAGTCTTAAAAAAGGATGAAAATGGGATAACCTTTATTGATGGACTTATAGAAGACATTACACTAAATAAGAGCCTTGAAGAACAGCTTATACAGGCCCAAAAGACTGAGGCTATTGGACGGCTCGCCGGTGGTATTGCACATGACTTTAATAATATACTTACCGCAATAATAGGTTATGGCACCATCCTGCGAATGAAGCGTGGAGATGATGAACTGTTGAACAAGAATATCAGCAATATACTTACTCTCTGTGAAAGGGCAGCTAACCTGACTCAGGGACTCCTCACCTTCAGCAGAAGACAATATATGAATGTAGGTATTTATAATCTGAATGAGATTGTTAAGAGCTCAGAAAAGATGTTATCAAGAATTATTGGTGAGGATATTACTATAAACTCAATACTGCATGAAAAAGAACTTATGGTGAAGGCTGATTTTGCACAGATAGAGCAGGTACTCTTAAACCTTGCCACAAATTCTATAGATGCCATGCCTGCAGGCGGGACATTAACTATCAGGACAAGTCTCACAGCCCTTGATGACAAATATATAGAGAAACACGGATATGGTGAGTCAGGAGATTATGCATCAATATTGTTTTCTGACACTGGAACCGGCGTAAGCGAAGATGTTATGCAGAAGATGTTTGACCCTTTTTATACAACAAAAGAGGTAGGTAAGGGGACAGGGCTTGGGTTATCCATAGTATCCGGCATAGTTAAACAGCATAATGGTTTTATTGATGTAAATAGTGTGCCGGGTACAGGAACGACATTCAGTATATATATTCCCATTACAAAGTTGTTAACTGAGAAAAAAGGATTTTCTGAGGTAATGATTCAAAAAGGGAAAAAGATGCTAATACTCCTCGCAGAGGATGAGGAGGAGGTAAGAAAGGTAACTGCAAATGCACTGAGGGAATTCGGTTATACAGTGATTGAGGCAGTTGACGGAGAAGATGCATTAATTAAGTTTATGGAAAACAAAGATTCTATTCATCTGTTATTTTTTGATATTGTTATGCCGCACAAGGGTGGTCTGGATGCTTATGAAGAGATAATTAAGTCAAGGCCTGAATTAAAGGCTATATTTACAAGCGGGTATACATTAGAGATGGATAATATGAACAAAATCCATGAATATGGTTGTGACTTTATCCCTAAACCTATCTCGCCAACACTCCTTTATAAGAAGGTCAGTGATGCATTGAATTCAATAACATCGCAGATTAAGGAATAA
- the ilvN gene encoding acetolactate synthase small subunit has protein sequence MQHIISILVENKFGVLSRVAGLFSGRGFNIESISVGTTLDSSTSQITVVTMGDDRIIEQIIKHLNKLIDVIKVIDLSEKDYIVREAALIKIHTSRPEDRSEALRITEIFRARVVDSTPSTYTVEITGDENKIEAIINLLRPLGIKEIVRTGKIAIAREDMKQTAMQELKKVRA, from the coding sequence ATGCAGCATATAATAAGCATTTTAGTAGAAAATAAATTCGGTGTGCTTTCAAGGGTGGCTGGGCTGTTCAGCGGCAGGGGGTTTAATATCGAGAGTATATCAGTCGGCACGACACTTGATTCTTCTACATCTCAGATTACAGTTGTGACTATGGGTGATGATCGGATCATAGAGCAGATAATCAAGCACCTGAATAAGCTGATTGATGTTATAAAGGTCATTGACCTTTCTGAGAAGGATTATATTGTAAGGGAGGCAGCACTGATCAAGATACACACAAGCAGGCCGGAGGACAGGAGCGAGGCATTAAGGATTACAGAAATATTCAGGGCAAGGGTCGTTGATTCTACACCATCAACATATACTGTTGAGATTACGGGTGATGAGAATAAGATAGAGGCAATCATAAACCTGCTCCGCCCACTCGGCATAAAAGAGATCGTCAGGACAGGAAAGATAGCAATAGCAAGGGAAGACATGAAACAGACCGCCATGCAGGAGTTGAAGAAGGTAAGAGCGTAA
- the pssA gene encoding CDP-diacylglycerol--serine O-phosphatidyltransferase has product MENTNPQNPQNQKIGVFIIPSLLTLANLFCGFYAIIGIQKSDYTLAAWAILLGMLFDSFDGKIARLTNSTSRFGIELDSLADLVSFGVAPGLLIYSWALNGYGKIGWLAVFLFVACGAIRLARFNTQATSSASNYFTGLPIPAAAGLIATTVIFDSHILEMGNEVRPIVVLLMTYILAYLMVSTIGYRSFKNVHLGEKKSVSALVAAVLVIIIIIAEPQIMLFVIFALYASLGPSERVLLPLIKAIRHKVHHKGEGKVA; this is encoded by the coding sequence ATGGAAAATACTAATCCCCAAAATCCCCAAAATCAAAAGATAGGTGTGTTTATCATACCAAGCCTGCTTACTTTGGCAAACCTGTTTTGCGGTTTCTATGCAATTATAGGGATTCAGAAGTCCGACTACACGCTTGCTGCATGGGCCATTCTCTTAGGGATGTTGTTTGACAGCTTTGACGGCAAGATAGCGAGACTTACAAATTCAACCAGCCGTTTCGGTATTGAGCTTGATTCCCTTGCTGACCTTGTTTCATTCGGCGTTGCGCCCGGTCTGTTGATTTATTCATGGGCATTAAACGGTTACGGCAAGATAGGATGGCTTGCAGTGTTCCTGTTTGTAGCATGCGGGGCTATCAGGCTTGCAAGGTTCAATACACAGGCAACAAGTTCTGCAAGCAATTATTTTACGGGATTACCAATTCCAGCGGCAGCCGGTCTCATAGCTACCACAGTTATTTTTGATAGCCATATACTTGAGATGGGTAACGAGGTAAGGCCGATTGTAGTGCTTCTTATGACTTACATCCTTGCATACCTTATGGTGAGCACAATAGGGTACCGGAGTTTCAAAAATGTTCACCTTGGAGAAAAGAAGTCTGTGTCTGCCCTTGTTGCAGCAGTTCTTGTAATTATTATTATAATTGCAGAACCGCAGATAATGCTGTTTGTAATCTTTGCTTTATATGCATCATTAGGGCCTTCAGAGAGGGTTCTTCTGCCGTTGATAAAGGCTATTCGTCATAAGGTGCATCATAAGGGGGAAGGGAAAGTTGCGTAG